The proteins below come from a single Streptomyces sp. M92 genomic window:
- the hemC gene encoding hydroxymethylbilane synthase → MTEKALRLGTRRSKLAMAQSGQVADAVSQVTGRPVELVEITTYGDVSREHLAQIGGAGVFVAALREALLRGEVDFAVHSLKDLPTAQHEGLVVAAIPEREDPRDVVVARDARKLTDLPRGARIGTGAPRRMAQLNAYARTHGMEIETVPIRGNVDTRIGYVRSGELDAVVLAAAGMNRVGRIDEVTDFLSVDTVLPAPGQGALAIECPADNADLIAALAELDDPFTRAAVTAERSLLAALEAGCSAPVGALADLLADGQTVKEMRLRGVVGTTDGSTLVQLSTTGPVPETHEAAMALGRELATEMLAQGAAGLMGERAH, encoded by the coding sequence ATGACTGAGAAGGCACTGAGGCTGGGGACCAGGCGGAGCAAGCTCGCCATGGCCCAGTCCGGGCAGGTGGCGGACGCCGTGAGCCAGGTGACCGGTCGGCCCGTTGAGCTGGTCGAGATCACCACGTACGGCGACGTGTCGCGCGAGCACCTGGCGCAGATCGGCGGCGCGGGCGTGTTCGTGGCCGCGCTGCGCGAGGCGCTGCTGCGGGGCGAGGTGGACTTCGCGGTTCACTCGCTGAAGGACCTCCCCACGGCGCAGCACGAGGGCCTGGTGGTGGCCGCGATCCCCGAGCGCGAGGACCCGCGGGACGTGGTCGTCGCCCGGGACGCGCGCAAGCTGACCGACCTGCCGCGCGGCGCCCGCATAGGAACGGGCGCGCCGCGTCGCATGGCGCAGCTGAACGCGTACGCCCGCACCCACGGCATGGAGATCGAGACGGTCCCGATCCGGGGCAACGTCGACACCCGCATCGGATACGTCCGCAGCGGTGAACTGGACGCGGTCGTGCTGGCCGCCGCCGGGATGAACCGGGTGGGCCGCATCGACGAGGTGACCGACTTCCTGTCGGTCGACACGGTTTTGCCCGCCCCCGGCCAGGGGGCCCTGGCGATCGAGTGCCCCGCGGACAACGCGGACCTGATCGCCGCGCTCGCCGAGCTCGACGACCCGTTCACGCGGGCCGCCGTAACGGCCGAGCGGTCACTGCTCGCCGCCCTGGAGGCCGGCTGCAGCGCACCCGTCGGGGCGCTGGCCGACCTTCTGGCCGACGGGCAGACTGTCAAGGAAATGCGCCTGCGTGGCGTCGTCGGCACGACCGACGGCTCGACGCTGGTGCAGCTGTCCACCACCGGTCCCGTGCCTGAAACGCACGAGGCGGCTATGGCACTCGGTCGCGAACTCGCCACCGAGATGCTCGCCCAGGGCGCGGCCGGTCTGATGGGGGAGCGAGCACATTGA
- a CDS encoding uroporphyrinogen-III synthase, which yields MSPTTFPAGPEQGHVTFLGAGPGDPGLLTLRAVEALAHADVLVAEHEVLDVVRTHARQGVSELHTDADPADPGTGAPQLKVVDGTSTTSGVPAVRDAAHLVMEAVRGGRRVVRAVTGDPGLDAYAAEEMLACAAAGVPFEVVPGIANAVGVPAYAGVPLRDAEGADVRFVDARTATARCWTEVGASDGTVVVSTTLDSVAAAAGELVSAGRKPDTPLTVTIAGTTTRQRTWSATLGTVAQTLKQAKVLPSPDGGRPVIAVVGERSASARRDQLSWFESKPLFGWKVLVPRTKEQAASLSDQLRSYGAVPSEVPTIAVEPPRTPQQMERAVKGLVTGRYEWIAFTSVNAVKAVREKFEEYGLDARAFAGIKVAAVGEQTAKALIAFGVKPDLVPSGEQSAAGLLEDWPPYDPVFDPIDRVFLPRADIATETLVAGLIELGWEVDDVTAYRTVRASPPPATTREAIKGGGFDAVLFTSSSTVRNLVGIAGKPHNVTVIACIGPATAKTAEEHGLRVDVMSPEPSVTKLAEALADFGARRRAAAVEAGDPVTRPSERRPGARRRRSST from the coding sequence TTGAGCCCCACCACCTTTCCCGCCGGTCCGGAACAAGGGCACGTCACCTTCCTCGGTGCCGGACCCGGAGATCCGGGACTGCTGACTCTGCGCGCCGTGGAGGCGCTGGCGCACGCGGACGTCCTCGTCGCCGAGCACGAGGTGCTCGACGTCGTACGCACGCATGCGAGGCAGGGCGTGTCGGAACTGCACACGGACGCCGATCCGGCGGATCCGGGCACAGGCGCGCCCCAGTTGAAGGTAGTTGACGGCACGTCAACGACCTCGGGTGTCCCCGCTGTGCGGGATGCCGCACATCTTGTCATGGAGGCCGTGCGGGGCGGCAGGCGGGTCGTGCGTGCGGTGACCGGGGACCCCGGGCTGGACGCGTACGCCGCCGAGGAGATGCTGGCGTGTGCCGCGGCCGGGGTGCCCTTCGAGGTCGTCCCCGGCATCGCGAACGCCGTCGGTGTGCCCGCGTACGCCGGTGTGCCGCTGCGCGACGCCGAGGGCGCCGACGTGCGGTTCGTGGACGCCCGTACGGCGACGGCGCGGTGCTGGACGGAGGTGGGTGCCTCCGACGGGACGGTCGTGGTCTCGACGACGCTCGACTCGGTGGCCGCGGCCGCCGGTGAGCTGGTGTCGGCGGGCCGCAAGCCGGACACCCCGCTGACGGTGACGATCGCCGGTACGACCACCCGCCAGCGGACCTGGTCCGCCACGCTCGGCACGGTCGCCCAGACCCTGAAGCAGGCCAAGGTGCTGCCGTCGCCGGACGGTGGCCGTCCGGTGATAGCCGTGGTCGGTGAGCGTTCCGCGTCCGCCCGGCGCGACCAGCTGTCGTGGTTCGAGTCCAAGCCGCTGTTCGGCTGGAAGGTGCTCGTGCCGCGTACGAAGGAGCAGGCGGCGTCGCTCTCCGACCAGCTGCGGTCCTACGGGGCCGTGCCCAGCGAGGTCCCGACCATCGCCGTCGAACCGCCGCGCACCCCGCAGCAGATGGAGCGGGCGGTCAAGGGCCTGGTGACGGGCCGCTACGAGTGGATCGCGTTCACGTCGGTCAACGCGGTGAAGGCGGTCCGGGAGAAGTTCGAGGAGTACGGCCTGGACGCCCGTGCCTTCGCGGGCATCAAGGTCGCGGCGGTCGGCGAGCAGACCGCGAAGGCGCTCATCGCCTTCGGCGTGAAGCCCGACCTGGTGCCGAGCGGCGAGCAGTCGGCGGCGGGGTTGTTGGAGGACTGGCCGCCGTACGACCCGGTCTTCGACCCGATCGACCGCGTCTTCCTGCCCCGCGCCGACATCGCCACGGAGACCCTGGTCGCCGGTCTGATCGAGCTGGGCTGGGAGGTCGACGACGTCACCGCCTACCGCACGGTGCGCGCCTCGCCGCCCCCGGCCACCACCCGGGAGGCCATCAAGGGCGGCGGCTTCGACGCGGTGCTCTTCACCTCGTCGTCCACGGTCCGCAACCTGGTGGGCATCGCGGGCAAGCCGCACAACGTGACGGTCATCGCCTGCATCGGCCCGGCGACCGCCAAGACGGCCGAGGAGCACGGGCTGCGGGTCGACGTCATGTCCCCCGAGCCGTCCGTCACCAAGCTGGCGGAGGCCCTGGCGGACTTCGGCGCCCGCCGCCGCGCGGCGGCCGTGGAGGCCGGCGACCCGGTGACCCGGCCGAGCGAGCGGCGGCCGGGGGCGCGTCGGCGGCGGTCTTCGACGTGA
- a CDS encoding helix-turn-helix domain-containing protein — MAGDDFAGLLRELKERSGLSYGALGKRLHMSASTLHRYVSGEVVPVEFAPVERLARVCRATPEELLELHRRWIRADALRGVKKGESESGSEGEERTGGSEQPSLPAAVEDAPPEPPEPAPSEPAPPRPPQPEPAPPAPRRRVPRAALYAASGVVAVSVAVALVANLVSGSGDDGRRGPAGAAGTVPHSLSASGSATPPPAPGGSASASTSMSPSTSGSATPSASATGAGPAASPSRRPPADGPMLTVSTTPYHWDSPCDHAFLVDRSPKNVLKPPAQQDAVGWATAYGAVSANRQTAVLTVQGTGPETVVLEALHVRVVRSEAPLDWNQYVMGNGCGGEVSVKAFDVALDMGDPLAMPIGGQRDFPYSVSESDPEVFHVNAHTSGHDVSWYLELEWSSGGREGILRVDDHGKPFRTSASKDGSYYAYPLGSDHWELVEDD, encoded by the coding sequence GTGGCGGGGGACGACTTCGCGGGACTGCTGAGGGAACTCAAGGAGCGGTCCGGGCTGAGCTACGGGGCGCTGGGCAAGCGGCTGCACATGAGTGCGTCGACCCTCCACCGGTACGTCAGCGGGGAGGTCGTGCCCGTCGAGTTCGCTCCCGTCGAACGCCTCGCCCGCGTGTGCCGGGCCACCCCCGAGGAACTGCTGGAGCTCCACCGCCGCTGGATCCGCGCGGACGCTTTACGGGGTGTGAAGAAGGGCGAGAGTGAGAGCGGGAGCGAGGGCGAGGAGCGGACCGGCGGCTCCGAGCAGCCGAGCCTCCCGGCCGCCGTCGAGGACGCACCGCCCGAGCCCCCGGAACCGGCGCCGTCCGAACCCGCCCCGCCCCGGCCCCCGCAGCCGGAGCCCGCGCCGCCCGCCCCCCGCCGCCGTGTCCCCCGCGCCGCCCTCTACGCCGCCTCCGGCGTCGTCGCCGTCAGTGTCGCCGTCGCGCTCGTGGCGAACCTCGTGTCGGGCTCGGGCGACGACGGGCGGCGCGGTCCCGCCGGGGCCGCCGGTACGGTGCCGCACTCCCTGTCGGCGTCCGGGAGCGCGACCCCGCCTCCGGCCCCCGGCGGCAGCGCCTCCGCGTCAACGTCAATGTCCCCGTCCACGTCCGGGTCCGCGACCCCCTCGGCGTCCGCGACGGGCGCCGGTCCCGCCGCGTCCCCGAGCCGCCGCCCGCCCGCCGACGGCCCGATGCTCACCGTCTCGACCACCCCGTACCACTGGGACTCCCCCTGCGACCACGCCTTCCTCGTCGACCGCAGCCCGAAGAACGTGCTGAAGCCGCCCGCCCAGCAGGACGCGGTCGGCTGGGCCACCGCCTACGGCGCGGTCTCCGCGAACCGGCAGACCGCCGTCCTCACCGTGCAGGGCACCGGCCCGGAGACCGTCGTCCTGGAGGCCCTGCACGTACGCGTGGTGCGCAGCGAGGCGCCGCTGGACTGGAACCAGTACGTGATGGGCAACGGCTGCGGCGGCGAGGTGAGCGTGAAGGCCTTCGACGTCGCGCTGGACATGGGCGATCCCCTGGCGATGCCGATCGGGGGCCAGCGGGACTTCCCGTACTCCGTCAGCGAGTCCGACCCCGAGGTCTTCCACGTCAACGCGCACACCAGCGGCCACGACGTCAGCTGGTACCTGGAGCTGGAGTGGTCGAGCGGCGGCCGGGAGGGCATCCTGCGCGTCGACGACCACGGCAAGCCGTTCCGCACCAGCGCCTCCAAGGACGGCTCCTACTACGCCTACCCGCTGGGCAGCGACCACTGGGAGCTGGTCGAGGACGACTGA
- the hemB gene encoding porphobilinogen synthase, with protein MSTYGSFPGTRPRRLRSTPVMRRMVAETRLHPADLILPAFVREGVSEPVPIAAMPGVVQHTRDTLKKAAAEAVEAGVSGIMLFGVPEEGKKDAAGTAGTDPDGILQVALRDVRAEVGDELLVMSDLCLDEFTDHGHCGVLDAEGRVDNDATLERYAEMAQVQADAGAHVVGPSGMMDGQIGVVRDALDQIGREDVAILAYTAKYASAFYGPFREAVGSSLKGDRKTYQQDAANARESLRELALDLEEGADMVMVKPAGPYLDILAKVAEATDVPVAAYQISGEYSMIEAAAEKGWIDRDRAVLEALTGIKRAGARNILTYWATEVARTLR; from the coding sequence ATGTCGACGTACGGATCCTTTCCCGGTACGCGGCCCAGGCGGCTGCGGAGCACTCCTGTCATGCGTCGGATGGTCGCCGAGACCCGGCTGCACCCCGCCGACCTCATCCTCCCGGCCTTCGTGCGCGAGGGCGTGAGCGAGCCGGTGCCGATCGCGGCGATGCCCGGGGTCGTGCAGCACACCCGGGACACGCTGAAGAAGGCCGCCGCGGAGGCGGTCGAGGCCGGGGTCTCCGGGATCATGCTCTTCGGCGTGCCGGAGGAGGGGAAGAAGGACGCCGCCGGGACGGCGGGCACCGACCCCGACGGGATTCTGCAGGTCGCGCTGCGGGACGTGCGGGCCGAGGTCGGGGACGAGCTGCTCGTCATGTCCGACCTGTGTCTCGACGAGTTCACGGACCACGGGCACTGTGGGGTGCTCGACGCCGAGGGACGGGTGGACAACGACGCCACCCTGGAGCGGTACGCCGAGATGGCGCAGGTCCAGGCTGACGCGGGCGCCCACGTGGTCGGGCCCAGCGGGATGATGGACGGGCAGATCGGGGTCGTCCGAGACGCCCTCGACCAGATCGGGCGGGAGGACGTCGCGATCCTCGCGTACACCGCCAAGTACGCCTCCGCCTTCTACGGCCCCTTCCGGGAGGCCGTCGGCTCCTCGCTGAAGGGCGACCGGAAGACCTACCAGCAGGACGCCGCCAACGCGCGCGAGTCCCTGCGGGAGCTGGCCCTCGACCTCGAGGAGGGCGCCGACATGGTGATGGTCAAGCCGGCCGGCCCCTACCTCGACATCCTCGCCAAGGTCGCCGAGGCCACGGACGTGCCCGTCGCCGCCTACCAGATCTCCGGCGAGTACTCGATGATCGAGGCCGCCGCCGAGAAGGGCTGGATCGACCGCGACCGCGCCGTCCTGGAGGCCCTCACCGGCATCAAGCGGGCCGGTGCGCGCAACATCCTGACCTACTGGGCCACCGAGGTCGCTCGCACCCTCCGCTGA
- a CDS encoding glutamyl-tRNA reductase — protein MSLLVVGLSHRSAPVSVLERASLNADAQLKLVQDTVAAEPAAEAAVLATCNRIELYADVDKFHAGVAELSTLLAQHSGVGLEELTPYLYVHYEDRAVHHLFSVACGLDSMVVGEGQILGQIKDSLARAQDQHTAGRLLNDLFQQALRVGKRAHSETGIDRAGQSLVTFGLEQLAAGADVRQWARGKKALVIGAGSMSSLAAATLARSGVAEIVVANRTFERAERLAQILSEGDDTDVLARAVPMDAVPAELTRADVTVSCTGATGLVLTADAVAAAVEGRTGGPAAEAPDVDTAVRETAVREAAVREAAETPLQTAGGDENCPLDLSAVPSGFSVMGEAAVAGMDAATLEQHGAWAASGTTVDRQRETGRPGAEADAELITALAATATRVGRIPERRRPEPVAEVPRPQPVLFLLDLAMPRDIDAAVHRLAGVRLVDIESLADASADAPMAADVDMVRRIVADEVAAFGAAQRAAHITPTVVALRSMAADVVSGEIARLEGRLPGLDDKHRAEITQTVKRVVDKLLHAPTVRVKQLAAEPGGAGYADALRTLFDLDQETVASVSRAENSTEKNRGPA, from the coding sequence ATGAGCCTCCTCGTCGTCGGACTCAGCCACCGCAGCGCGCCGGTCAGCGTGCTGGAGCGGGCGTCCCTGAACGCGGACGCGCAGCTCAAGCTGGTCCAGGACACGGTCGCCGCCGAACCGGCCGCCGAGGCCGCGGTGCTGGCCACCTGCAACCGCATCGAGCTCTACGCCGACGTGGACAAGTTCCACGCCGGTGTCGCCGAGCTGTCCACGCTGCTCGCCCAGCACAGCGGGGTCGGCCTGGAGGAGCTCACTCCTTACCTTTACGTGCACTACGAGGACCGGGCCGTCCACCACCTCTTCTCGGTGGCCTGCGGGCTCGACTCGATGGTGGTCGGCGAGGGCCAGATCCTCGGCCAGATAAAGGACTCCCTGGCCCGCGCCCAGGACCAGCACACCGCCGGGCGGCTGCTGAACGACCTGTTCCAGCAGGCGCTCCGGGTCGGCAAGCGGGCCCACTCGGAGACCGGCATCGACCGCGCCGGGCAGTCCCTGGTCACCTTCGGCCTGGAGCAGCTCGCCGCGGGTGCCGACGTGCGGCAGTGGGCGCGGGGCAAGAAGGCCCTGGTGATCGGCGCCGGTTCGATGTCCTCGCTGGCCGCCGCGACGCTGGCGCGGTCCGGGGTCGCCGAGATAGTGGTCGCCAACCGCACCTTCGAGCGGGCCGAGCGGCTCGCCCAGATCCTTTCCGAGGGCGACGACACGGACGTGCTGGCCCGCGCGGTACCGATGGACGCGGTGCCGGCCGAGCTGACACGTGCCGACGTGACCGTCTCCTGCACCGGCGCGACCGGGCTGGTCCTCACGGCGGACGCCGTGGCCGCGGCGGTCGAGGGCCGCACCGGCGGGCCCGCCGCGGAAGCGCCGGACGTGGACACCGCCGTACGGGAGACCGCCGTACGCGAAGCAGCCGTGCGCGAGGCAGCCGAAACGCCTCTGCAGACCGCCGGTGGCGACGAGAACTGCCCGCTGGACCTGTCCGCCGTCCCGTCCGGTTTCTCCGTCATGGGCGAGGCCGCCGTGGCCGGCATGGACGCGGCGACGCTGGAGCAGCACGGGGCCTGGGCCGCGAGCGGTACGACGGTGGACCGGCAGCGCGAGACCGGGCGGCCGGGCGCCGAGGCGGACGCCGAGCTGATCACCGCGCTCGCCGCGACGGCGACGCGCGTCGGCCGCATCCCCGAGCGCCGCCGCCCCGAGCCGGTCGCCGAGGTGCCGCGCCCGCAGCCCGTGCTCTTCCTCCTCGACCTCGCGATGCCGCGCGACATCGACGCCGCCGTGCACCGCCTGGCCGGGGTGCGCCTGGTGGACATCGAGTCGCTCGCCGACGCCTCCGCGGACGCGCCGATGGCCGCCGACGTCGACATGGTCCGCCGGATCGTCGCCGACGAGGTCGCCGCGTTCGGCGCCGCCCAGCGGGCCGCGCACATCACGCCGACCGTCGTCGCGCTGCGCAGCATGGCCGCCGACGTCGTGTCCGGCGAGATCGCCCGCCTGGAGGGGCGGCTGCCGGGGCTCGACGACAAGCACCGCGCCGAGATCACCCAGACCGTCAAGCGTGTGGTCGACAAGCTGCTGCACGCGCCGACGGTGCGGGTCAAGCAGCTCGCCGCCGAGCCCGGCGGCGCCGGGTACGCGGACGCGCTGCGCACCCTGTTCGACCTCGACCAGGAGACGGTGGCCTCCGTCTCCCGCGCCGAGAACAGCACTGAGAAGAACCGAGGGCCGGCATGA
- a CDS encoding DUF397 domain-containing protein, with product MKPEWIKSSYSTSSGPDCVEVATPDESHVLVRDSKNPAGPRLDLTSDAWATFLPYASGH from the coding sequence ATGAAGCCGGAGTGGATAAAGAGCAGTTACAGCACGTCCAGCGGTCCCGACTGCGTCGAGGTAGCCACCCCGGACGAGAGCCACGTCCTCGTCCGCGACTCCAAGAACCCCGCAGGACCCCGCCTCGACCTCACCTCAGACGCCTGGGCGACCTTCCTGCCGTACGCCTCCGGACACTGA
- a CDS encoding SPOR domain-containing protein, which yields MSEERGVYELRLGLYASQEEAEKIKARVAALLCPDPDHAPPCPVPWSMLLLSEDHLDEPDAYAELVEQAKIEGRSQP from the coding sequence GTGTCCGAAGAGCGAGGCGTCTACGAGCTGCGGCTGGGCCTGTACGCGAGCCAGGAGGAGGCCGAGAAGATCAAGGCACGCGTCGCCGCCCTCCTGTGCCCGGACCCCGACCACGCGCCGCCGTGCCCGGTGCCCTGGTCGATGCTCCTGCTGAGCGAGGACCACCTGGACGAGCCCGACGCGTACGCCGAGCTGGTCGAGCAGGCGAAGATCGAGGGTCGCTCCCAGCCGTAG
- a CDS encoding MarR family winged helix-turn-helix transcriptional regulator encodes MDYSHSDAELIQQPAGYWTWAAYKAVVTRIRTALAELGTTQPQWWVLAQVARARSPKTRAEISALLRDYLDTGPESMESEIDATIANGWTTQTPDGHLTLTPAGRTFFDKAAALQDDLWAERHAGISDDEYLTTMKVLQRLIHNTGGRAWHH; translated from the coding sequence ATGGACTACTCGCACAGCGACGCCGAACTGATCCAGCAGCCCGCCGGCTACTGGACCTGGGCCGCCTACAAGGCCGTCGTCACCCGCATCCGTACCGCCCTCGCCGAACTCGGCACGACCCAGCCCCAGTGGTGGGTGCTGGCCCAGGTGGCCCGCGCCCGCTCCCCCAAGACCCGTGCCGAGATCTCCGCCCTGCTGCGCGACTACCTCGACACGGGCCCGGAGTCGATGGAGTCGGAGATCGACGCGACCATCGCCAACGGCTGGACCACGCAGACCCCCGACGGCCACCTGACCCTCACCCCCGCGGGCAGGACGTTCTTCGACAAGGCCGCCGCCCTCCAGGACGACCTGTGGGCGGAACGCCACGCCGGCATCTCCGACGACGAGTACCTGACCACCATGAAGGTGCTCCAGCGCCTCATCCACAACACGGGCGGCAGGGCCTGGCACCACTGA
- a CDS encoding SAM-dependent methyltransferase, whose translation MPGDALSQDPAELRRRIDSSKAHPARVYDVFLGGKDHYPADRDAAAAGLAANPRGYLDVRHNRDFLRRAVTALAEEDGIRQFLDVGTGLPTAENVHQIAQRIAPESRVVYVDNDPVVLAHARALLTSGPEGRTDYIDADLKSPARILEQAARTLDFSRPVALCLVAVLHFVEDEEAYPIVRELMDALPAGSRLVLSHLTEDLNPENIRAVQRTYTERGFTFVLRSRKDVERFFAEAGLDLAEPGTVVPVHHWRPDHAAPVPEQPEESYLASLEAIEKVRYKDINDVTDADINVYGGVGTKG comes from the coding sequence ATGCCCGGTGACGCCCTCAGCCAGGACCCCGCGGAACTGAGAAGGAGGATCGACAGCAGCAAGGCGCACCCGGCCCGCGTCTACGACGTCTTCCTCGGCGGCAAGGACCACTACCCCGCCGACCGCGACGCGGCCGCCGCCGGGCTCGCCGCCAACCCGCGCGGCTACCTCGACGTACGGCACAACCGGGACTTCCTGCGCCGCGCCGTCACCGCGCTGGCCGAGGAGGACGGCATCCGCCAGTTCCTCGACGTCGGCACCGGCCTGCCGACCGCGGAGAACGTGCACCAGATCGCCCAGCGCATCGCCCCCGAGTCCCGGGTGGTCTACGTCGACAACGACCCGGTCGTCCTCGCCCACGCCCGCGCCCTGCTCACCAGCGGCCCCGAGGGGCGCACGGACTACATCGACGCCGACCTGAAGAGTCCGGCGCGCATCCTCGAACAGGCAGCCCGGACCCTGGACTTCAGCCGTCCCGTCGCGCTCTGCCTGGTCGCCGTCCTGCACTTCGTCGAGGACGAGGAGGCGTACCCGATCGTCCGCGAGCTGATGGACGCGCTGCCCGCCGGCAGCCGCCTCGTCCTCAGCCACCTCACCGAGGACCTCAACCCGGAGAACATCCGCGCCGTCCAGCGGACCTACACCGAGCGGGGGTTCACCTTCGTGCTGCGCTCCCGCAAGGACGTCGAGCGCTTCTTCGCCGAGGCCGGGCTGGACCTCGCCGAGCCGGGCACCGTCGTCCCGGTGCACCACTGGCGCCCGGACCACGCGGCCCCCGTGCCCGAGCAGCCGGAGGAGTCCTACCTGGCGAGCCTGGAGGCCATCGAGAAGGTCCGGTACAAGGACATCAACGACGTCACGGACGCCGACATCAACGTGTACGGAGGGGTGGGCACGAAGGGCTGA
- a CDS encoding DUF4232 domain-containing protein: MSTRTARRTRLFAATTAALAALALTACESGDTSDTGASAPSSAPAGAQGERPGGGDESGSGTEVNGSKGTNGSAGTNGSSGADDSSDEPTEGSTAGGSDASDADSDLPGKCSAADVKITATKVTRPINHLLLTATNTGSKTCVLPPYPAARFGEAQAVPPVAEATKPQSLTGVEPGKSGYAGVVLSAGDGSGENGYETDTLTVPFEDGSIATVALPAGGVYVDSALTVTYWQTDMDAALGH; this comes from the coding sequence ATGTCCACACGCACCGCCCGTCGCACCCGCCTGTTCGCCGCCACCACGGCCGCGCTGGCCGCACTCGCCCTGACGGCCTGCGAGAGCGGCGACACCTCCGACACGGGCGCCTCGGCCCCGTCCTCCGCCCCGGCCGGCGCGCAGGGCGAGCGGCCCGGCGGAGGGGACGAGTCGGGCAGCGGCACCGAGGTGAACGGCTCGAAGGGAACGAACGGCTCCGCCGGCACGAACGGCTCCTCGGGCGCGGACGACTCCTCCGACGAGCCGACCGAGGGTTCCACCGCCGGAGGGAGCGACGCCTCCGACGCCGACTCCGACCTGCCCGGCAAGTGCTCCGCCGCCGACGTGAAGATCACCGCGACGAAGGTGACCCGCCCCATCAACCACCTGCTGCTGACCGCCACCAACACCGGCTCGAAGACGTGCGTGCTGCCGCCGTACCCGGCGGCCCGCTTCGGCGAGGCCCAGGCGGTGCCGCCGGTCGCGGAGGCGACCAAGCCGCAGTCCCTGACCGGGGTCGAGCCCGGCAAGTCCGGCTACGCGGGCGTGGTGCTGTCGGCCGGCGACGGCAGCGGCGAGAACGGCTACGAGACGGACACCCTCACCGTCCCCTTCGAGGACGGCTCCATCGCCACCGTCGCCCTGCCCGCCGGCGGCGTGTACGTCGACAGCGCGCTGACGGTCACCTACTGGCAGACCGACATGGACGCCGCCCTCGGCCACTGA
- a CDS encoding nitroreductase/quinone reductase family protein has protein sequence MPTSFHQSVIDEFRANGGKVGGPFEGGDLLLLTTTGARSGASRTTPLGYVRHGESLLVVGSNLGGPRHPGWYHNLLAHPVVRVEVGTSNFEALAVPAEGARRDELFAHVVRAVPGYGDYQRGTSRRLPVVVLERAEPEGWQGPGEVRTLAGKLLEVHTWLRAQLRQVRAETEAYFAAPGPAGAPPGLGLQIRQRCLAFCQALEFHHVSEDGHLFPGIARHHPHLTDVFDRLADEHRTVARVQGDLAALLAEVHITDPEHFRTELAAMSAELNAHLDYEEKALLPLLADVPWPPVPPGAAISS, from the coding sequence ATGCCCACGTCTTTCCACCAGTCCGTCATCGACGAGTTCCGCGCCAACGGCGGCAAGGTCGGTGGTCCCTTCGAAGGCGGGGACCTGCTGCTGCTGACCACCACGGGTGCCCGGTCGGGAGCCTCACGGACCACGCCGCTCGGCTACGTCCGGCACGGGGAGTCGCTCCTCGTGGTCGGGTCCAACCTCGGCGGGCCGCGCCACCCCGGCTGGTACCACAACCTGCTCGCCCACCCCGTCGTACGGGTGGAGGTGGGCACGTCGAACTTCGAGGCGCTCGCCGTACCCGCCGAGGGAGCGCGGCGCGACGAGCTGTTCGCACACGTCGTGCGGGCCGTGCCCGGTTACGGCGACTATCAGCGGGGAACCTCGCGGCGGCTGCCGGTGGTGGTGCTGGAGCGGGCCGAGCCCGAGGGGTGGCAGGGGCCGGGGGAGGTGCGGACCCTGGCCGGCAAGCTGCTGGAGGTGCACACCTGGCTGCGGGCGCAGTTGCGGCAGGTGCGGGCGGAGACCGAGGCGTACTTCGCGGCGCCGGGACCGGCCGGCGCGCCGCCGGGGCTCGGACTGCAGATCAGGCAGCGGTGCCTGGCGTTCTGCCAGGCGCTGGAGTTCCACCACGTGAGCGAGGACGGGCACCTGTTCCCGGGGATCGCCCGGCACCACCCCCACCTGACCGACGTCTTCGACCGGCTCGCGGACGAACACCGGACCGTCGCACGCGTCCAGGGTGACCTGGCGGCGCTGCTGGCCGAGGTCCACATCACCGACCCGGAGCATTTCCGTACGGAACTGGCGGCGATGTCGGCCGAGTTGAACGCCCACCTCGACTACGAGGAGAAGGCGCTGCTCCCGCTGCTGGCCGACGTGCCGTGGCCGCCCGTCCCCCCGGGTGCGGCCATCTCGTCGTAG